In the genome of Capra hircus breed San Clemente chromosome 17, ASM170441v1, whole genome shotgun sequence, one region contains:
- the USP30 gene encoding ubiquitin carboxyl-terminal hydrolase 30 isoform X1: MLSCRASAAMTAADRAIQRFLRTGAAVRYKVMKNWGVIGGIAAALAAGIYVIWGPITERKKRRKGLVPGLVNLGNTCFMNSLLQGLSACPTFIKWLEEFTTQYTGSHKEPPQHQYLSLTLLHLLKALSCQEVTDEEVLDASCLLDVLRMYRWQISSFEEQDAHELFHVITSSLEDERDRQPRVTHLFDVHSLEQQTEITPRQITCRTRGSPHPASNHWKSQHPFHGRLTSNMVCKHCEHQSPVRFDTFDSLSLSIPAATWGHPLTLDHCLHHFISSESVRDVVCDNCTKIEAKGTLNGEKVEHQRTTFVKQLKLGKLPQCLCIHLQRLSWSSQGTPLKRHEHVQFGEFLMMDIYKYHLLGHKPGHRGPERCEKAGPALELQDGPAASKSVRNHPGGPKTQIFMNGACSPSLLPALPTPMPFPLPAVPDYSSSTYLFQLMAVVVHHGDMHSGHFVTYRRSPPSAKNPVSASSQWLWVSDDTVRKASLQEVLSSSAYLLFYERVLSKVQPQGREYKSEE; encoded by the exons ATGCTGAGCTGCCGGGCCTCGGCGGCGATGACCGCGGCCGACAGGGCCATCCAGCGCTTCCTGCGGACCGGGGCCGCCGTCAG ataCAAAGTCATGAAGAACTGGGGTGTTATAGGTGGAATTGCCGCTGCTCTTGCAGCAGGAATCTATGTTATTTGGGGTCCcattacagaaagaaagaagcgTAGAAAAG GGCTTGTGCCTGGCCTTGTCAACTTGGGGAACACCTGCTTCATGAACTCCCTGCTGCAGGGCCTGTCCGCCTGCCCCACCTTCATCAAGTGGCTGGAAGAGTTCACCACCCAGTACACTGGGAGTCACAAGGAGCCCCCGCAACACCAGTACTTATCGTTGACGCTGTTGCACCTCCTGAAAG cttTATCCTGCCAAGAGGTCACTGACGAAGAGGTCTTGGATGCAAGCTGCTTGTTGGACGTCTTAAGAATGTACCGATGGCAGATTTCTTCATTTGAAGAGCAG GACGCCCACGAGTTATTCCACGTGATCACTTCGTCACTGGAGGATGAGCGGGACCGCCAGCCCCGGGTCACACATCTGTTTGATGTGCATTCCCTGGAG CAGCAGACAGAAATAACTCCCAGACAGATCACCTGCCGCACCAGAG GGTCACCGCATCCTGCGTCCAACCACTGGAAGTCTCAGCATCCTTTTCACGGACGACTCACGAGTAACATGGTCTGCAAACACTGTGAGCACCAG AGTCCCGTTCGATTTGATACCTTCGACAGTCTATCACTCAGTATTCCAGCTGCCACATGG GGTCATCCCCTGACCCTGGACCACTGCCTTCACCACTTCATCTCATCGGAATCCGTGCGGGATGTCGTCTGTGACAACTGTACAAAG ATTGAGGCGAAAGGGACGCTGAATGGGGAGAAGGTGGAACACCAGAGGACCACATTTGTCAAACAGTTAAAACTGGGGAAG CTCCCGCAGTGCCTGTGCATCCACCTCCAGCGGCTGAGCTGGTCCAGCCAGGGCACGCCCCTGAAGCGGCACGAGCACGTGCAGTTCGGCGAGTTCCTGATGATGGACATCTACAAGTACCACCTCCTGGGACACAAGCCCGGTCACCGCGGCCCCGAGCGGTGTGAGAAGGCAGGGCCCGCGTTGGAGCTGCAGGACGGGCCGGCAGCCTCCAAGTCAG TTCGCAATCACCCAGGGGGCCCCAAAACACAGATTTTCATGAATGGCGCCTGTTCCCCATCTTTGTTGCCTGCGCTGCCGACCCCCATGCCTTTCCCCCTCCCAGCTGTTCCTGACTACAG CTCCTCCACATACCTCTTCCAGCTGATGGCCGTGGTCGTCCACCATGGGGACATGCACTCTGGACACTTTGTGACCTACCGGCGCTCCCCGCCCTCGGCCAAGAACCCCGTCTCTGCCAGCAGCCAGTGGTTATGGGTCTCCGACGACACCGTCCGCAAGGCCAGCCTGCAGGAGGTGCTGTCCTCCAGCGCCTACCTCCTGTTCTATGAGCGTGTCCTCTCCAAGGTGCAGCCGCAGGGTCGGGAGTACAAGTCTGAGGAATGA
- the USP30 gene encoding ubiquitin carboxyl-terminal hydrolase 30 isoform X3, with protein sequence MLSCRASAAMTAADRAIQRFLRTGAAVRYKVMKNWGVIGGIAAALAAGIYVIWGPITERKKRRKGLVPGLVNLGNTCFMNSLLQGLSACPTFIKWLEEFTTQYTGSHKEPPQHQYLSLTLLHLLKALSCQEVTDEEVLDASCLLDVLRMYRWQISSFEEQDAHELFHVITSSLEDERDRQPRVTHLFDVHSLEQQTEITPRQITCRTRGSPHPASNHWKSQHPFHGRLTSNMVCKHCEHQSPVRFDTFDSLSLSIPAATWGHPLTLDHCLHHFISSESVRDVVCDNCTKIEAKGTLNGEKVEHQRTTFVKQLKLGKLPQCLCIHLQRLSWSSQGTPLKRHEHVQFGEFLMMDIYKYHLLGHKPGHRGPERCEKAGPALELQDGPAASKSVRNHPGGPKTQIFMNGACSPSLLPALPTPMPFPLPAVPDYS encoded by the exons ATGCTGAGCTGCCGGGCCTCGGCGGCGATGACCGCGGCCGACAGGGCCATCCAGCGCTTCCTGCGGACCGGGGCCGCCGTCAG ataCAAAGTCATGAAGAACTGGGGTGTTATAGGTGGAATTGCCGCTGCTCTTGCAGCAGGAATCTATGTTATTTGGGGTCCcattacagaaagaaagaagcgTAGAAAAG GGCTTGTGCCTGGCCTTGTCAACTTGGGGAACACCTGCTTCATGAACTCCCTGCTGCAGGGCCTGTCCGCCTGCCCCACCTTCATCAAGTGGCTGGAAGAGTTCACCACCCAGTACACTGGGAGTCACAAGGAGCCCCCGCAACACCAGTACTTATCGTTGACGCTGTTGCACCTCCTGAAAG cttTATCCTGCCAAGAGGTCACTGACGAAGAGGTCTTGGATGCAAGCTGCTTGTTGGACGTCTTAAGAATGTACCGATGGCAGATTTCTTCATTTGAAGAGCAG GACGCCCACGAGTTATTCCACGTGATCACTTCGTCACTGGAGGATGAGCGGGACCGCCAGCCCCGGGTCACACATCTGTTTGATGTGCATTCCCTGGAG CAGCAGACAGAAATAACTCCCAGACAGATCACCTGCCGCACCAGAG GGTCACCGCATCCTGCGTCCAACCACTGGAAGTCTCAGCATCCTTTTCACGGACGACTCACGAGTAACATGGTCTGCAAACACTGTGAGCACCAG AGTCCCGTTCGATTTGATACCTTCGACAGTCTATCACTCAGTATTCCAGCTGCCACATGG GGTCATCCCCTGACCCTGGACCACTGCCTTCACCACTTCATCTCATCGGAATCCGTGCGGGATGTCGTCTGTGACAACTGTACAAAG ATTGAGGCGAAAGGGACGCTGAATGGGGAGAAGGTGGAACACCAGAGGACCACATTTGTCAAACAGTTAAAACTGGGGAAG CTCCCGCAGTGCCTGTGCATCCACCTCCAGCGGCTGAGCTGGTCCAGCCAGGGCACGCCCCTGAAGCGGCACGAGCACGTGCAGTTCGGCGAGTTCCTGATGATGGACATCTACAAGTACCACCTCCTGGGACACAAGCCCGGTCACCGCGGCCCCGAGCGGTGTGAGAAGGCAGGGCCCGCGTTGGAGCTGCAGGACGGGCCGGCAGCCTCCAAGTCAG TTCGCAATCACCCAGGGGGCCCCAAAACACAGATTTTCATGAATGGCGCCTGTTCCCCATCTTTGTTGCCTGCGCTGCCGACCCCCATGCCTTTCCCCCTCCCAGCTGTTCCTGACTACAG CTGA
- the USP30 gene encoding ubiquitin carboxyl-terminal hydrolase 30 isoform X2 produces MKNWGVIGGIAAALAAGIYVIWGPITERKKRRKGLVPGLVNLGNTCFMNSLLQGLSACPTFIKWLEEFTTQYTGSHKEPPQHQYLSLTLLHLLKALSCQEVTDEEVLDASCLLDVLRMYRWQISSFEEQDAHELFHVITSSLEDERDRQPRVTHLFDVHSLEQQTEITPRQITCRTRGSPHPASNHWKSQHPFHGRLTSNMVCKHCEHQSPVRFDTFDSLSLSIPAATWGHPLTLDHCLHHFISSESVRDVVCDNCTKIEAKGTLNGEKVEHQRTTFVKQLKLGKLPQCLCIHLQRLSWSSQGTPLKRHEHVQFGEFLMMDIYKYHLLGHKPGHRGPERCEKAGPALELQDGPAASKSVRNHPGGPKTQIFMNGACSPSLLPALPTPMPFPLPAVPDYSSSTYLFQLMAVVVHHGDMHSGHFVTYRRSPPSAKNPVSASSQWLWVSDDTVRKASLQEVLSSSAYLLFYERVLSKVQPQGREYKSEE; encoded by the exons ATGAAGAACTGGGGTGTTATAGGTGGAATTGCCGCTGCTCTTGCAGCAGGAATCTATGTTATTTGGGGTCCcattacagaaagaaagaagcgTAGAAAAG GGCTTGTGCCTGGCCTTGTCAACTTGGGGAACACCTGCTTCATGAACTCCCTGCTGCAGGGCCTGTCCGCCTGCCCCACCTTCATCAAGTGGCTGGAAGAGTTCACCACCCAGTACACTGGGAGTCACAAGGAGCCCCCGCAACACCAGTACTTATCGTTGACGCTGTTGCACCTCCTGAAAG cttTATCCTGCCAAGAGGTCACTGACGAAGAGGTCTTGGATGCAAGCTGCTTGTTGGACGTCTTAAGAATGTACCGATGGCAGATTTCTTCATTTGAAGAGCAG GACGCCCACGAGTTATTCCACGTGATCACTTCGTCACTGGAGGATGAGCGGGACCGCCAGCCCCGGGTCACACATCTGTTTGATGTGCATTCCCTGGAG CAGCAGACAGAAATAACTCCCAGACAGATCACCTGCCGCACCAGAG GGTCACCGCATCCTGCGTCCAACCACTGGAAGTCTCAGCATCCTTTTCACGGACGACTCACGAGTAACATGGTCTGCAAACACTGTGAGCACCAG AGTCCCGTTCGATTTGATACCTTCGACAGTCTATCACTCAGTATTCCAGCTGCCACATGG GGTCATCCCCTGACCCTGGACCACTGCCTTCACCACTTCATCTCATCGGAATCCGTGCGGGATGTCGTCTGTGACAACTGTACAAAG ATTGAGGCGAAAGGGACGCTGAATGGGGAGAAGGTGGAACACCAGAGGACCACATTTGTCAAACAGTTAAAACTGGGGAAG CTCCCGCAGTGCCTGTGCATCCACCTCCAGCGGCTGAGCTGGTCCAGCCAGGGCACGCCCCTGAAGCGGCACGAGCACGTGCAGTTCGGCGAGTTCCTGATGATGGACATCTACAAGTACCACCTCCTGGGACACAAGCCCGGTCACCGCGGCCCCGAGCGGTGTGAGAAGGCAGGGCCCGCGTTGGAGCTGCAGGACGGGCCGGCAGCCTCCAAGTCAG TTCGCAATCACCCAGGGGGCCCCAAAACACAGATTTTCATGAATGGCGCCTGTTCCCCATCTTTGTTGCCTGCGCTGCCGACCCCCATGCCTTTCCCCCTCCCAGCTGTTCCTGACTACAG CTCCTCCACATACCTCTTCCAGCTGATGGCCGTGGTCGTCCACCATGGGGACATGCACTCTGGACACTTTGTGACCTACCGGCGCTCCCCGCCCTCGGCCAAGAACCCCGTCTCTGCCAGCAGCCAGTGGTTATGGGTCTCCGACGACACCGTCCGCAAGGCCAGCCTGCAGGAGGTGCTGTCCTCCAGCGCCTACCTCCTGTTCTATGAGCGTGTCCTCTCCAAGGTGCAGCCGCAGGGTCGGGAGTACAAGTCTGAGGAATGA
- the ALKBH2 gene encoding DNA oxidative demethylase ALKBH2 isoform X1 codes for MDRFLVKAAVGGLKRRMEQEQTGGGPAGLAEEEGNSKKNPRRAALGNEVDSAGLSWRRIQAEGLDCDYTVLFGKAEADEIFQELEKEVEYFTGALARVQVFGKWHNVPRKQATYGDTGLTYSFSGLTLSPKPWIPVLERVRDRVSLVAGQTFNFVLVNRYKDGQDHIGEHRDDERELAPGSPIASVSFGACRDFFFRHKDSRGKHPSRRLAVVRLQLAHGSLLMMNHPTNTHWYHSLPVRKKVLAPRVNLTFRKIRPTTK; via the exons ATGGACAGATTCCTGGTGAAGGCGGCTGTCGGGGGCCTTAAGAGAAGGATGGAACAAGAGCAGACTGGAGGAGGCCCAGCAGGGTTGGCAGAAGAGGAGGGAAACAGCAAGAAAAACCCCAGAAGAGCAGCCCTGGGGAATGAAGTTGACTCAGCAGGCCTCAGCTGGCGGCGCATTCAAGCCGAGGGCCTGGACTGCGATTACACTGTCCTGTTTGGCAAAGCCGAAGCAGACGAAATTTTCCAAGAGTTGGAGAAAGAAGTGGAATATTTTACAG GTGCGCTGGCCAGGGTCCAGGTGTTCGGGAAGTGGCACAATGTCCCAAGGAAGCAGGCGACATACGGCGACACTGGGCTGACCTACAGCTTCTCAGGCCTCACTCTGTCCCCAAAGCCCTGGATCCCCGTTCTGGAGCGTGTCCGGGATCGTGTTTCTCTGGTGGCTGGACAGACTTTCAACTTTGTGCTCGTCAACAG GTACAAAGACGGCCAGGACCACATTGGTGAGCACAGGGATGATGAGAGAGAACTGGCTCCCGGGAGCCCCATCGCCTCTGTCTCCTTTGGGGCCTGCAGAGACTTCTTCTTCCGGCATAAGGATTCTCGGGGGAAGCACCCCTCCCGGAGGCTGGCGGTGGTCAGGCTCCAGCTGGCCCATGGCAGCTTACTCATGATGAACCACCCGACCAACACTCACTGGTACCACAGTCTCCCGGTCCGAAAGAAGGTTCTGGCTCCCCGGGTCAACCTGACATTTCGGAAAATCCGGCCTACTACAAAGTGA
- the ALKBH2 gene encoding DNA oxidative demethylase ALKBH2 isoform X2, producing MDRFLVKAAVGGLKRRMEQEQTGGGPAGLAEEEGNSKKNPRRAALGNEVDSAGLSWRRIQAEGLDCDYTVLFGKAEADEIFQELEKEVEYFTGTKTARTTLVSTGMMRENWLPGAPSPLSPLGPAETSSSGIRILGGSTPPGGWRWSGSSWPMAAYS from the exons ATGGACAGATTCCTGGTGAAGGCGGCTGTCGGGGGCCTTAAGAGAAGGATGGAACAAGAGCAGACTGGAGGAGGCCCAGCAGGGTTGGCAGAAGAGGAGGGAAACAGCAAGAAAAACCCCAGAAGAGCAGCCCTGGGGAATGAAGTTGACTCAGCAGGCCTCAGCTGGCGGCGCATTCAAGCCGAGGGCCTGGACTGCGATTACACTGTCCTGTTTGGCAAAGCCGAAGCAGACGAAATTTTCCAAGAGTTGGAGAAAGAAGTGGAATATTTTACAG GTACAAAGACGGCCAGGACCACATTGGTGAGCACAGGGATGATGAGAGAGAACTGGCTCCCGGGAGCCCCATCGCCTCTGTCTCCTTTGGGGCCTGCAGAGACTTCTTCTTCCGGCATAAGGATTCTCGGGGGAAGCACCCCTCCCGGAGGCTGGCGGTGGTCAGGCTCCAGCTGGCCCATGGCAGCTTACTCATGA